The following proteins come from a genomic window of Chloroflexota bacterium:
- a CDS encoding ABC transporter permease yields the protein MRQHLTTLWTHRELLWFWIQREVRVRYKQSILGIAWAILQPAALAAIFSLVFSVLVRVPSDGIPYPLFAYAALVPWSFFATSLNQGIPSLVNQMNLITKAAFPKEILPLGAIGASLVDFCFAFGVFIGMLLVYRYPLSATMLWLPLLVLLQTGLAVGVTLIGSALNVFFRDIRFVIPLAVQIWMYATPIVYPSSLVPAHLRTLYALNPMVGIIESYRNIFLHGRPPDWTLLATGALSTTILLLAGYAFFKRVEPIFADII from the coding sequence ATGAGGCAACACCTGACCACGCTATGGACACACCGCGAGTTGCTCTGGTTCTGGATTCAACGCGAGGTACGAGTGCGTTACAAGCAATCCATCCTCGGCATCGCCTGGGCCATCCTGCAGCCGGCCGCGCTGGCCGCTATATTTTCGTTGGTATTTTCCGTCCTCGTTCGGGTTCCCTCCGACGGGATCCCATACCCGTTATTCGCTTACGCGGCTTTAGTCCCCTGGAGCTTCTTTGCCACATCGCTCAACCAGGGAATTCCCAGCCTGGTGAATCAGATGAACCTGATCACGAAGGCGGCCTTTCCCAAGGAAATTCTCCCCTTGGGGGCGATCGGGGCCAGTCTGGTGGATTTCTGCTTCGCCTTCGGGGTTTTCATCGGCATGCTATTGGTCTATCGCTACCCTTTGAGCGCCACTATGCTCTGGCTCCCCCTCCTCGTCCTGTTGCAAACGGGACTGGCCGTCGGGGTCACGCTCATCGGATCCGCCTTGAACGTGTTCTTCCGGGACATCCGGTTCGTCATCCCGCTGGCGGTCCAGATCTGGATGTACGCGACCCCCATCGTATACCCCTCCAGCCTGGTGCCCGCACACCTGCGCACGCTCTACGCGTTGAACCCAATGGTGGGGATCATCGAATCTTATCGCAATATCTTTCTACACGGACGCCCCCCCGATTGGACCCTGCTGGCCACGGGGGCGCTCTCGACCACGATCCTGCTTCTCGCCGGTTACGCGTTCTTTAAACGCGTTGAACCGATCTTTGCCGATATTATCTGA
- a CDS encoding ABC transporter ATP-binding protein, giving the protein MSHAIRFHHVHKRYRLGVYTGSLRSTLASLLSRNREEGTTNIWALKDVSFEIAPGESVGLVGPNGAGKSTTLRLIAGITRPTSGEISVNGRVSTLLELGAGFHPELTGRENIFLYGSILGLSRREVQKAFDSIVAFSELERFLDTPLKRYSSGMYVRLAFAVAAHVYPDILLVDEVLAVGDAGFRQKCMDRMAELLQAGTTLLFVSHSSHMVQTVCQRAIYLRGGKLIKDGESSAVLRMYEHDLRRARTIAAQTTHEADDVSSEALEITDISVLDLQGRHREAFEYFDGAKIQVRYRAHTPVERPILHIRLFRDDGVACFTVRSNQPNAQLTDITLAGEGEFALRIEPLQLYGGAYRAQVAITDRSNASVMARGHSPWFQVDGPGNIDIANERLGIYVPYTAWEVNGRIWEPPSPMPTPLASRHK; this is encoded by the coding sequence ATGAGCCACGCAATCCGATTTCACCATGTCCACAAACGTTACCGTCTGGGCGTCTACACAGGTTCCCTACGATCCACGTTAGCAAGCTTGCTTTCGCGAAACAGAGAGGAGGGAACCACCAACATCTGGGCGCTCAAGGACGTATCCTTTGAGATCGCTCCGGGAGAGTCCGTGGGCCTGGTGGGCCCCAACGGAGCCGGCAAATCCACCACGCTCAGGCTGATTGCGGGGATCACTCGGCCCACCTCTGGCGAGATCTCCGTGAACGGGCGCGTATCCACGCTGCTCGAGCTGGGCGCTGGATTCCATCCGGAGCTGACAGGTCGAGAGAATATCTTCCTGTACGGGTCGATCCTAGGGCTCAGCCGTCGGGAGGTCCAAAAGGCCTTCGATAGCATTGTGGCTTTCTCGGAGCTCGAGCGCTTCCTGGACACGCCGCTGAAACGGTACTCCTCCGGGATGTACGTGCGCTTAGCGTTCGCCGTGGCCGCCCATGTGTATCCCGACATCCTGCTGGTCGATGAGGTCCTGGCCGTGGGCGACGCGGGCTTCCGCCAAAAATGCATGGATCGGATGGCCGAGCTGCTCCAGGCGGGGACGACCCTGCTGTTCGTCTCCCACAGCTCGCACATGGTGCAGACCGTGTGCCAAAGGGCCATCTATCTGCGCGGGGGAAAACTGATTAAGGATGGAGAATCCAGCGCCGTATTGCGCATGTATGAGCACGATCTTCGCCGAGCCCGGACGATCGCTGCCCAGACGACGCATGAGGCAGATGACGTCTCATCGGAAGCCTTAGAGATCACGGACATCTCCGTTCTCGACCTACAAGGACGCCATCGAGAGGCCTTTGAATACTTCGATGGCGCCAAAATCCAGGTGCGCTATCGGGCGCATACCCCTGTCGAAAGGCCTATACTCCACATACGCCTCTTTCGCGATGATGGGGTAGCATGTTTTACGGTTCGATCGAATCAGCCTAACGCACAGCTCACCGACATCACGCTCGCAGGAGAGGGGGAGTTCGCCTTGCGGATCGAACCACTGCAGCTATACGGTGGGGCATACCGGGCACAGGTGGCCATCACCGATCGATCGAATGCCTCCGTAATGGCGAGAGGACATTCCCCCTGGTTTCAGGTGGATGGCCCTGGGAACATCGACATCGCCAACGAGCGGCTTGGAATCTACGTCCCTTATACCGCATGGGAGGTGAACGGCCGCATTTGGGAGCCCCCATCCCCGATGCCTACCCCCCTCGCGAGCAGGCATAAGTGA
- a CDS encoding DUF4915 domain-containing protein yields the protein MRLVISFCNQPPHTTESNLVVLDTTNGQQSWIPSLIRNRGFTGITQDDEHIYAANQPEDDRQEKPAITVIRKDTMEPIWVARLPEASDVHSIFLDGRNNLYVASTGTEQIILYHVDTKSRKITFVKSIWQPYSYKDKAGVIITTTGRLLAHKRPKIRTLMRMILDRSICSPVACRNTTSSHHINSIAIHKGDIYISAFGPQKGKLKSTATNGYVYNITKGTKILNGIYHPHSLIVSDHGVFYCESARRKIKNHQTDVIILNSGYTRGLCVENGHIIVGSSTGRRKSRSTHIVNNIADPGLLEPVCKVSIFQHSKETETYELVKEYDFLPHRTEIYDIMVLR from the coding sequence GTGAGATTGGTCATCTCATTCTGCAACCAGCCACCTCACACCACAGAATCGAATCTCGTAGTGTTGGACACAACGAACGGACAACAATCGTGGATACCCAGCCTCATCAGAAACAGGGGGTTTACAGGGATCACACAAGATGACGAGCATATATACGCAGCGAATCAACCGGAAGATGATCGTCAAGAGAAGCCGGCTATAACCGTGATCCGAAAGGACACAATGGAGCCTATATGGGTCGCCAGGCTGCCGGAAGCAAGCGATGTCCACTCCATATTTCTAGATGGACGCAACAACCTGTACGTCGCCTCCACAGGGACGGAGCAGATCATTCTGTATCACGTAGACACAAAATCCCGGAAGATCACTTTTGTAAAAAGCATATGGCAACCATATTCATATAAAGATAAGGCTGGGGTAATCATCACGACAACAGGAAGGCTCCTAGCACACAAAAGACCCAAAATACGAACCCTCATGCGCATGATCCTGGATCGTTCGATCTGCAGCCCTGTCGCCTGTAGAAACACAACCAGCAGCCATCACATCAATTCAATTGCCATACACAAAGGAGACATTTACATATCCGCATTCGGGCCACAAAAGGGCAAGCTCAAAAGCACGGCAACAAACGGATACGTCTATAACATTACGAAAGGGACAAAGATATTAAACGGAATATACCATCCACACTCGTTGATCGTGTCAGATCACGGGGTTTTCTACTGCGAGTCGGCTAGAAGAAAAATCAAAAACCACCAAACAGACGTGATTATCCTGAACAGCGGATATACGCGCGGCTTGTGCGTAGAGAATGGACACATTATAGTCGGGTCGAGTACGGGCAGGAGAAAGTCTAGGAGCACCCACATCGTGAATAACATAGCGGACCCAGGACTCCTGGAGCCCGTTTGCAAGGTCTCCATCTTTCAACATTCCAAGGAGACGGAAACGTACGAACTGGTCAAAGAATATGACTTCCTGCCTCATCGCACAGAGATCTACGACATCATGGTATTGAGATAA
- a CDS encoding glycosyltransferase, which produces MSHTPSAPLVSVVIPVYNRIAYLDDTIQSVLGQTYPHWEITIVDDGSEEETSQALQRYASERITIIRQPNQGNAVARNTGIREARGRYIICLDSDDLWHPDMLRECVAVLESHPDADVVYTQFRIMDAEGQVVPIPPAPEPKEGDLLESLLMGFPILPSSALIRRRCFERWGMFTPGLDDWEMWLRWAAHGCRFKCIARPRVLYRIHDRNFHLDWAKRRKIHFATLDTFYRQPNLPATAIRRRDEAYANQHFYFAVLAWRVNRPDDALAEFVRAIRANPRYLRDLDFYTRIACAHQSRIDEGSARNLNLDVAERTVIRSLDALFSAGDLPVAVRDQRASAYGWAYLALARLAYSVLQDMASTRRFLLSGLAAWPPVLWHTDWVLWLVRAILGRRHIQRLKRLARIYPTETRYAES; this is translated from the coding sequence ATGTCGCACACACCTTCCGCCCCTCTGGTCAGCGTCGTGATTCCCGTGTACAATCGGATCGCCTATCTCGACGATACGATCCAGAGCGTCTTGGGCCAGACGTACCCCCATTGGGAGATCACGATCGTTGACGATGGATCGGAGGAGGAAACCTCCCAAGCATTGCAGCGCTACGCCAGCGAGCGAATCACGATCATCCGGCAGCCCAACCAAGGAAATGCGGTAGCTCGAAACACGGGGATCCGGGAGGCCAGAGGGCGATACATCATCTGCCTGGACTCGGACGACCTCTGGCATCCGGACATGCTACGGGAGTGCGTGGCCGTTCTGGAATCACACCCGGACGCCGATGTGGTGTACACGCAATTCCGGATTATGGATGCGGAGGGACAGGTGGTCCCCATCCCGCCCGCCCCCGAGCCCAAGGAAGGGGATCTCCTGGAATCACTGCTTATGGGGTTCCCGATCCTTCCCTCCTCCGCCCTGATCCGACGCAGGTGCTTTGAGCGATGGGGGATGTTCACGCCAGGGTTGGACGATTGGGAGATGTGGCTGCGATGGGCGGCCCACGGATGCCGGTTCAAGTGCATCGCGCGCCCTCGCGTCCTCTACCGGATCCACGATCGGAACTTTCACCTGGATTGGGCCAAGAGACGAAAGATCCACTTCGCCACGTTGGACACGTTCTATCGCCAGCCGAACCTCCCAGCTACGGCGATCCGGAGGCGCGACGAAGCCTACGCCAACCAACACTTCTACTTCGCCGTGCTTGCCTGGCGCGTGAACCGTCCCGATGACGCGCTGGCGGAGTTCGTGCGCGCGATCCGGGCAAATCCGAGATATCTGCGGGATCTGGACTTCTACACCCGGATCGCCTGTGCACATCAGAGCCGGATAGACGAGGGAAGCGCCCGGAATCTGAACCTCGACGTGGCCGAGCGGACGGTCATCCGATCCCTGGATGCTCTGTTCTCGGCCGGGGATCTCCCGGTCGCTGTACGGGATCAGCGAGCCAGCGCCTATGGATGGGCCTACCTGGCCCTCGCCCGATTGGCTTACTCCGTGCTCCAGGACATGGCGTCCACACGTCGATTCCTGCTGAGCGGCCTCGCCGCGTGGCCCCCTGTCCTGTGGCACACGGACTGGGTCCTGTGGCTTGTGCGCGCCATCCTGGGACGCAGACATATCCAACGGCTGAAGCGACTGGCACGCATTTATCCGACCGAGACGCGATATGCCGAAAGTTAG